In one window of Poriferisphaera corsica DNA:
- a CDS encoding amylo-alpha-1,6-glucosidase: protein MISWAVLDVVHLGDGAGVEATDWRQKASHKMSETMIEAEQAWVTHKFDEAGGVREMVEEEWLLSNGTGAFCSGTVIGSNTRRYHGLLCACKHPPVGRELLVGQMVERLDLLKENEAMQSLEFSTCEFRDEQGEATVYAPQGLHMLKSFERGLDVGWVYEWNNVGFERRINLHWKKQAATLTYRMWGFDAEEFKGGVLQLAPMMLIRDFHELLRHDDPEQPRVAGDGKVLRVWRGDTAATLSASEGWFGEAQDWWYNVYYRVERDRGLGDQEDYFIPGMFTVELDQARMQKAVDRESAYEVTVTIALGEQAAEPERENVERLVHLEKIANKLAHDGKKGESIVGDKALIRQLANNFAIASDDFVVDRWVGDERLSTILAGFPWFADWGRDTFIALPGLMLTTGRYEEAKGALRTFARFIQNGLVPNLFDDYDDKAAHYNTVDGSLWFVHAAVQYVKLSGDKASWREWLAEACVKIIEAYRVGTDYHIHMEEDGLIHAGDPESQLTWMDAKRDGIAFTPRYGKPVEINALWYNALMSLKEALRDAKMPEHATEYGKLAGLVKKSFIDLFWREDLGCLFDCVHVGDNGHVHKDSAIRPNMVFAISLPHSPLPQAKAKRVLEMAREKLLTPVGMRTLSEDNPQFERYYTGDQFNRDKAYHQGTIWPWPIGAFAEGVLRVGKFSKKSRKEAFAVIEPLCERVLGRGVGQLHEIFEAQPIEDAKAAYSHRAVGCWAQAWSISEVLRVLMMIERGK, encoded by the coding sequence ATGATAAGCTGGGCAGTTTTGGATGTGGTGCATCTGGGTGATGGTGCAGGTGTTGAAGCAACAGATTGGCGACAAAAAGCGAGTCACAAGATGAGCGAAACGATGATAGAGGCGGAACAGGCGTGGGTCACACACAAGTTTGATGAGGCGGGTGGTGTGCGCGAGATGGTTGAGGAAGAGTGGCTACTGAGCAATGGTACGGGGGCGTTTTGCAGCGGGACGGTGATTGGGAGCAATACGCGGCGATATCATGGGCTATTGTGTGCGTGCAAGCATCCGCCGGTGGGTCGAGAGCTATTGGTGGGGCAGATGGTCGAGCGGCTGGATTTGCTGAAAGAGAATGAAGCGATGCAGTCTTTGGAGTTTTCGACTTGCGAGTTTCGCGATGAACAAGGGGAAGCAACGGTTTATGCGCCGCAGGGGCTGCATATGCTCAAATCGTTTGAGCGCGGTCTGGATGTTGGATGGGTGTACGAGTGGAATAATGTTGGATTTGAGCGTCGAATTAACCTGCATTGGAAGAAACAGGCGGCGACTCTGACGTATCGGATGTGGGGGTTTGATGCAGAAGAGTTTAAGGGCGGGGTATTGCAGTTGGCGCCAATGATGTTGATTCGAGATTTTCATGAATTGCTCAGGCATGATGATCCGGAGCAGCCTCGAGTTGCAGGCGATGGGAAAGTGCTGCGGGTGTGGCGCGGCGATACGGCGGCGACATTGAGTGCGAGTGAGGGATGGTTCGGCGAGGCGCAGGACTGGTGGTACAACGTTTATTACCGTGTTGAGCGTGATCGCGGACTAGGTGATCAGGAAGATTATTTTATTCCGGGGATGTTTACGGTGGAGTTGGATCAGGCGCGGATGCAGAAAGCGGTTGACCGTGAGAGTGCGTATGAGGTGACGGTGACGATTGCGCTGGGTGAGCAAGCGGCCGAGCCAGAACGAGAGAATGTTGAGCGGTTGGTTCATTTGGAGAAGATTGCCAATAAACTGGCGCATGATGGGAAGAAGGGTGAGAGTATTGTTGGGGACAAAGCGCTGATTAGGCAGTTGGCGAATAATTTTGCGATTGCATCAGACGATTTTGTGGTTGATCGTTGGGTGGGTGATGAAAGATTGTCGACGATATTGGCGGGGTTTCCGTGGTTTGCAGATTGGGGGCGGGATACGTTTATTGCGCTGCCGGGGTTGATGCTGACAACGGGGCGGTATGAAGAAGCGAAGGGTGCGCTGCGGACATTCGCGCGGTTTATTCAGAACGGCTTGGTGCCAAATCTGTTTGATGATTATGACGACAAGGCGGCGCACTATAACACGGTGGATGGATCGTTGTGGTTTGTTCATGCGGCGGTGCAGTATGTGAAGTTGTCGGGTGACAAGGCGAGTTGGCGTGAGTGGCTGGCTGAGGCGTGTGTGAAGATTATTGAGGCGTATCGTGTGGGGACGGACTATCACATTCACATGGAAGAGGATGGTTTGATCCATGCAGGTGATCCGGAATCGCAGTTGACATGGATGGATGCGAAGCGTGATGGGATTGCGTTTACGCCGCGGTATGGGAAACCTGTGGAGATTAATGCGTTGTGGTATAACGCGCTGATGAGCCTGAAGGAAGCGTTGCGTGATGCGAAGATGCCTGAGCATGCAACGGAGTATGGTAAATTAGCGGGGCTTGTGAAGAAGAGTTTTATTGATTTGTTTTGGCGGGAAGATTTGGGCTGCCTGTTTGATTGTGTACATGTGGGTGATAATGGTCATGTGCATAAGGATAGCGCGATTCGGCCGAACATGGTGTTTGCGATTTCATTGCCACATTCGCCACTGCCTCAGGCCAAGGCTAAGCGCGTCTTAGAGATGGCGCGGGAGAAATTGTTGACGCCGGTTGGGATGCGAACACTTAGCGAGGATAATCCGCAGTTTGAGCGGTATTACACGGGGGATCAATTTAATCGTGACAAAGCTTATCATCAGGGGACGATCTGGCCGTGGCCGATTGGTGCGTTTGCAGAGGGTGTGTTGCGTGTTGGTAAATTCAGCAAGAAATCTCGTAAGGAAGCGTTTGCCGTGATAGAGCCGTTATGCGAGCGTGTGCTTGGTCGTGGGGTGGGGCAGCTGCACGAAATTTTCGAGGCGCAGCCGATTGAAGATGCGAAGGCGGCATACTCACATCGTGCGGTAGGATGTTGGGCGCAGGCTTGGTCGATTAGTGAAGTACTTCGTGTGTTGATGATGATTGAGCGGGGTAAGTAA
- a CDS encoding ABC transporter permease, with protein MLRLIVYRLLQLPVIVSVVFLVTFVLVWVIPGNPLENAESGKRPPPEVVEAMKRQYNLDNPWNFGTTYLKNVFTKGDFGPSLFYQDQKVSDIIGGSLPVSVQVGAAAMVVAVFLGTMAGVIGALKPGTFLDFSSMALTLVGVSLPNFVVGSLFLVVFATMLQWFPTGGWGRIDQVILPAITLGLMPSAYIARLVRLGLADVMSSDFVRTARAKGLSRNKALFKHALKVAYLPVVSYLGPATASVMTGSFVIEKVFNIPGMGEHFVNAVLNKDQFLILAVVLTYASMLVLFNLVVDIAYAWVDPRIDLS; from the coding sequence ATGCTTCGTTTGATTGTATACAGGTTATTGCAGTTGCCGGTGATTGTGTCGGTGGTTTTTTTGGTGACGTTTGTGTTGGTGTGGGTGATCCCGGGGAACCCGTTGGAGAATGCGGAAAGTGGGAAAAGGCCGCCTCCGGAGGTGGTTGAGGCGATGAAGCGTCAGTACAACCTGGATAATCCGTGGAATTTTGGGACGACGTATTTGAAGAATGTGTTTACGAAGGGTGATTTTGGGCCGAGTTTGTTTTATCAGGATCAGAAGGTGAGTGACATCATTGGTGGGAGCTTGCCGGTGAGTGTGCAGGTTGGTGCGGCGGCGATGGTTGTGGCGGTGTTTTTGGGGACGATGGCCGGGGTGATTGGTGCGTTGAAGCCGGGGACGTTTTTGGATTTTAGTAGTATGGCGTTGACGTTGGTTGGTGTGAGTTTGCCGAACTTTGTGGTGGGGAGTTTGTTTTTGGTGGTGTTTGCAACGATGTTGCAGTGGTTTCCGACCGGGGGATGGGGGCGAATCGATCAGGTGATTTTGCCTGCGATAACGCTGGGGCTGATGCCGAGTGCGTATATTGCGCGGCTGGTAAGGTTGGGACTTGCGGATGTGATGAGCAGTGATTTTGTGCGGACGGCGCGGGCAAAGGGGCTGAGTCGGAACAAGGCGTTATTCAAGCATGCGCTGAAGGTGGCGTATTTGCCGGTGGTGAGTTATCTGGGGCCGGCGACGGCGAGCGTGATGACGGGTAGCTTTGTGATTGAGAAAGTGTTTAATATTCCTGGAATGGGTGAGCATTTTGTCAATGCTGTGTTGAACAAGGATCAGTTCTTGATACTGGCAGTGGTTTTAACGTATGCGAGCATGTTGGTGCTGTTTAATTTAGTGGTGGATATTGCGTATGCGTGGGTCGACCCTCGGATTGATCTGTCATAG
- a CDS encoding GNAT family N-acetyltransferase, with protein MCDNIPPTLDNAKPSSHGVQSPLAHRFITGGGWDIRAQMRIREGSMCDYHALSRFHYRSARPGAPTRVLVLEHVAHNNDSTHTQTLAKPNQSLNNNTTYLPAVTGRTHDDSLHTTNQPLEPFASITDTQKQAHPAAAARHKSLSDHDLTVKENANPQNALHKHQRDATIVGVLVESLPALSCSLRDYALNSRFGSPLTLRQRAKLLNAEVRCISRVVIHPQYRGLSLAVHLVQHALTTATTRFTESLAAMGQVNPFFEKAGMTAYSRPQHARDARLTAALASININQSDLVRIAHAAALIAGLPNAQYLWIYAELKRWASNYLRDRKHQKTAPHKAPHDSKILHDLLDLARKRLFFKPLYYLHLNNSDWPSGYHAAGTDCGSNLDIRA; from the coding sequence ATGTGCGACAATATCCCCCCCACATTGGACAACGCAAAACCCTCATCTCACGGAGTTCAATCACCGCTAGCACATCGTTTTATAACAGGAGGGGGATGGGACATCCGCGCACAAATGCGCATCCGTGAAGGCAGTATGTGCGACTATCATGCGCTTAGCCGCTTCCACTATCGCTCAGCCCGCCCCGGTGCTCCCACCCGCGTCCTCGTTCTCGAACATGTCGCGCACAACAATGATTCAACCCACACACAAACGCTCGCAAAACCCAATCAATCCTTAAACAACAACACGACATATCTTCCAGCCGTGACCGGCCGCACGCACGACGACTCGTTGCACACAACCAACCAACCCTTAGAGCCTTTTGCTTCAATCACTGACACACAAAAACAGGCGCACCCGGCAGCAGCCGCGCGCCACAAATCCTTGTCAGACCATGACCTGACGGTCAAAGAAAACGCAAACCCGCAAAACGCTCTTCATAAACATCAACGTGATGCAACCATCGTCGGCGTGCTCGTCGAGTCACTCCCCGCACTCTCCTGCAGCCTCCGCGACTACGCGCTTAATAGCCGATTCGGCTCACCCCTCACACTCCGGCAGCGCGCAAAACTGCTCAACGCCGAAGTCCGCTGCATCTCCCGTGTCGTCATCCACCCCCAATACCGCGGCCTCTCTCTCGCAGTTCACCTCGTCCAGCACGCATTAACCACTGCCACAACTCGCTTTACAGAATCACTCGCTGCCATGGGGCAGGTCAATCCCTTCTTCGAAAAGGCCGGAATGACCGCCTATTCGCGCCCTCAACACGCCAGAGATGCTCGTCTAACTGCTGCTTTGGCAAGCATTAACATCAATCAGTCTGACTTGGTCCGCATCGCACACGCTGCTGCTCTCATCGCAGGCTTGCCCAACGCGCAATACCTCTGGATCTATGCCGAGCTTAAGCGTTGGGCCAGTAATTACTTACGTGATCGTAAACATCAAAAAACCGCACCTCATAAGGCTCCCCATGACTCTAAGATCCTTCATGATCTCCTCGATCTCGCTCGCAAGCGTCTCTTCTTTAAGCCTTTATATTACCTGCACTTAAACAACTCGGACTGGCCTTCAGGCTACCACGCTGCGGGGACAGATTGTGGATCAAATCTGGACATCCGCGCGTAA
- a CDS encoding adenylyl-sulfate kinase → MGQCECVTVKKSVKTMAAASEHVLQVACMFGLGVDEEREEVIVPRTEVPVPDGAVVYVTGASGSGKSTILRLIKSQLQSDASMHLIDFDAMEIENGVERSLVDGFDDDAPLKDVLRWLSIAGLNDAFVMLRKPRELSDGQRYRLKLAKAIGESEQVLSQGKKVVVFADEFGATLDRVTAKVIAKNVQRWVRSHVEDSEEGSVTMIVATTHEDLMEALEPSVLVEKGLGGEVAVYSRGGE, encoded by the coding sequence ATGGGACAGTGTGAATGTGTGACCGTTAAAAAAAGTGTAAAGACGATGGCGGCGGCGAGTGAGCACGTGCTACAGGTCGCGTGCATGTTTGGGTTGGGCGTGGATGAAGAGCGGGAGGAAGTGATTGTGCCACGGACGGAGGTGCCAGTGCCTGATGGGGCGGTGGTGTATGTGACGGGCGCGAGTGGGAGTGGGAAATCGACTATTTTAAGGTTGATAAAATCACAATTACAGTCAGACGCGTCAATGCATTTGATTGATTTTGATGCGATGGAGATTGAGAACGGGGTGGAGCGGAGTTTAGTCGATGGGTTTGATGATGATGCGCCACTGAAAGACGTTTTGCGGTGGTTGAGTATTGCGGGATTGAATGACGCGTTTGTGATGTTGAGGAAGCCACGCGAATTGTCGGATGGCCAGCGATACCGTCTGAAGCTTGCTAAAGCGATTGGTGAATCGGAGCAGGTGCTGAGTCAGGGGAAAAAGGTTGTTGTGTTTGCGGATGAGTTTGGAGCAACGCTGGATCGTGTGACAGCGAAAGTTATTGCAAAGAATGTACAGCGGTGGGTTAGAAGTCATGTAGAAGATAGTGAAGAGGGATCCGTAACGATGATTGTGGCGACAACACATGAGGATTTAATGGAAGCGTTGGAGCCGAGCGTTTTGGTGGAGAAGGGATTGGGGGGTGAGGTTGCGGTTTATAGTCGAGGAGGGGAGTGA
- a CDS encoding ParB N-terminal domain-containing protein, translated as MDKHRRIRLARLVAHPLNSNVMDGEKFEKLKGHMDRTGKYPPIIVRVLNDRRLGCKHPSTGGTGLVKDVSIEGLDNGVLCDEFGAEMEVTADDLAGEPGRIDGRTYEILDGHHRVEAIRALGWKSAACVVWDVDDDEALTLLATLNRLSGEDDVLKRGQLVKSIAERMGEGADLRGKLAALLPENREGVSKLLEVAEERVRMRRPMALGEMPRAVHFFLKAEDKRQLEKRLKEIGGSREAALMSLIC; from the coding sequence ATGGACAAGCATCGAAGGATACGTCTTGCGCGGTTGGTGGCGCACCCGCTGAATAGCAATGTAATGGATGGTGAGAAATTCGAGAAGTTAAAGGGACATATGGATCGAACGGGGAAGTATCCGCCGATTATTGTCAGGGTCTTAAATGATCGCAGGCTTGGATGTAAACACCCCAGCACCGGTGGTACTGGGCTTGTTAAAGATGTTTCTATTGAGGGGTTAGATAATGGTGTATTGTGCGATGAGTTTGGGGCGGAAATGGAAGTTACAGCTGACGATCTGGCGGGTGAACCGGGGAGGATTGATGGGCGAACATATGAGATTTTGGATGGGCATCATCGCGTGGAGGCGATACGGGCACTGGGATGGAAGTCAGCTGCGTGCGTGGTGTGGGATGTGGATGATGATGAGGCGCTAACGTTATTGGCAACACTCAATCGTCTGAGTGGTGAAGATGATGTTTTGAAACGTGGGCAGTTAGTGAAATCAATTGCGGAACGGATGGGGGAGGGTGCTGATCTTCGCGGAAAATTAGCGGCGCTATTACCGGAGAATCGTGAGGGCGTTAGCAAGTTGTTGGAAGTGGCGGAAGAGAGAGTAAGAATGCGACGGCCGATGGCGTTGGGGGAGATGCCGAGAGCGGTTCATTTCTTTTTGAAGGCTGAGGATAAGCGTCAGTTAGAAAAGCGACTTAAAGAGATTGGCGGATCGAGAGAAGCTGCTCTGATGTCGTTGATTTGCTGA